Proteins encoded together in one Oreochromis aureus strain Israel breed Guangdong linkage group 23, ZZ_aureus, whole genome shotgun sequence window:
- the si:ch73-389b16.1 gene encoding uncharacterized protein si:ch73-389b16.1, which yields MSKCHSELTQKEQEMLKIRRDSDTKAAELVKMERMLQQTKNLLDKKTESGSKSMGYQENMVEDLEEKVRSTRRYRRNSLHHTQMLESQMKTVKGELVGTLDHLQELRNVLRRSQQKAEERKAAMEKLAAGLR from the exons ATGAGTAAGTGTCACAGTGAACTGACTCAGAAGGAGCAGGAGATGCTGAAAATTCGGCGGGACAGCGACACAAAGGCGGCCGAACTTGTCAAGATGGAGAGGATGCTCCAGCAGACCAAGAACCTGCTGGACAAGAAGACAGAGTCTGGTTCGAAGAGCATGGGATACCAGGAGAACATGG TGGAGGACCTGGAGGAAAAGGTGCGCTCCACCAGACGATACAGGAGAAACTCCCTCCATCACACGCAGATGCTGGAGAGCCAGATGAAAACTGTGAAAGGTGAGCTGGTGGGCACCCTGGACCACCTTCAGGAGCTGAGGAACGTCCTACGGCGTTCACAGCAGAAGGCAGAAGAACGCAAGGCTGCAATGGAGAAGCTGGCTGCAGGGCTCAGGTGA